In a single window of the Leptospira sanjuanensis genome:
- a CDS encoding porin OmpL1 — translation MVRNMSKVLLVLAVLFASAASLSAKSYAIVGFGLQLDLGQLGGTITKDGLDAASYYGPVRSSNTCTVGTDAGCIQDPSKAAGTGTYVGVAPRRAIPAENRLITLDRTTGGLVNARTTKGAMVGGNLMVGYESDFAKYFFWRVAAEYTQKISGGVTKADIAGYNIVDITWGFSAIIIPATVGIKLNVTEDAAVYMGAGLNYFNGGWSLNGMNNIKGGYDMLSAAGLTSVANLLSDGTDPVTTREHTRFRASGIAPNFLIGTQARVTDKGHVFIELETIMSAAYSVGKTQSVGGASNLSPYPAYPIVVGGQIYRFGYKHEL, via the coding sequence ATGGTTCGTAACATGAGTAAGGTGTTGCTTGTCCTTGCCGTATTGTTCGCGTCGGCTGCAAGCTTAAGTGCAAAATCATACGCAATTGTAGGATTCGGGTTACAATTAGACCTGGGTCAGTTAGGTGGAACGATCACTAAGGACGGTCTGGATGCCGCTAGTTATTACGGTCCTGTAAGATCTTCCAACACTTGTACCGTTGGAACGGATGCAGGTTGTATCCAAGATCCTTCTAAAGCTGCTGGAACAGGAACTTACGTAGGAGTTGCTCCGAGAAGAGCGATCCCTGCTGAAAACAGGCTGATCACCCTCGACAGAACTACCGGCGGTCTTGTAAACGCAAGAACTACCAAAGGAGCTATGGTCGGCGGTAACTTAATGGTAGGTTACGAATCCGATTTCGCGAAATATTTCTTCTGGAGAGTTGCGGCCGAGTACACTCAAAAGATCTCCGGCGGGGTTACCAAAGCCGATATCGCAGGTTACAACATCGTAGACATCACTTGGGGATTCAGCGCAATCATTATCCCGGCAACTGTAGGTATCAAACTGAACGTTACCGAAGACGCTGCGGTTTATATGGGAGCGGGTTTGAACTACTTCAACGGTGGTTGGTCTTTGAACGGGATGAACAACATCAAAGGCGGATACGACATGTTGAGTGCTGCAGGTCTTACTTCCGTCGCAAACCTTCTGAGCGATGGAACCGACCCAGTAACTACTCGCGAACATACAAGATTTAGAGCTTCCGGAATCGCTCCTAACTTCCTGATCGGAACTCAAGCAAGAGTAACCGACAAAGGACACGTATTTATCGAGCTTGAAACGATCATGTCTGCGGCTTATTCCGTGGGTAAGACTCAGTCCGTAGGGGGAGCTTCCAACCTTTCTCCTTACCCTGCATATCCGATCGTTGTCGGTGGACAAATCTACAGATTCGGATACAAACACGAACTCTAA
- a CDS encoding protein-L-isoaspartate O-methyltransferase family protein — protein sequence MSSPLKICDPSLRFEERKKMVDSQIAARGIRDERILSAMRSIPRECFIPNSHAAQAYEDKPVQIGCHQTISQPFMVAWMTLLLDVKKGDRIFEIGTGSGYQSAVLIFLGVQLFSVEYFDTLHRNAIQNLERWKPRCTESNRFLVGSAPKILTPELQFDKMISCAALPDLPGVDSCYFQSLVPGGIFIFPLGKEEQFLMIARRNLHNWSFETKGSVKFVPLL from the coding sequence ATGTCTTCTCCCCTTAAAATTTGCGATCCTTCTCTTCGATTCGAAGAAAGGAAGAAGATGGTCGATTCTCAAATCGCAGCTCGAGGAATCCGAGACGAACGGATTCTTTCCGCGATGCGTTCGATTCCGCGAGAATGTTTTATTCCGAATTCTCACGCTGCACAGGCTTATGAGGATAAGCCAGTGCAGATCGGTTGTCATCAAACGATTTCGCAGCCGTTTATGGTGGCTTGGATGACTTTGCTTTTGGATGTGAAGAAGGGTGATCGCATTTTTGAAATCGGCACTGGTTCCGGCTATCAAAGCGCGGTCTTGATTTTTCTCGGAGTTCAACTCTTTTCCGTGGAATACTTCGATACTTTGCATCGAAATGCGATTCAAAATTTGGAACGTTGGAAGCCGCGTTGCACGGAATCGAATCGTTTTCTGGTCGGAAGTGCGCCGAAAATTCTCACCCCTGAGCTGCAGTTTGATAAGATGATCTCTTGCGCCGCGCTTCCCGATCTTCCCGGAGTCGACAGTTGTTACTTTCAGTCCTTGGTTCCCGGCGGGATTTTTATTTTTCCTTTGGGAAAAGAAGAACAGTTTTTGATGATCGCAAGAAGAAATTTGCATAACTGGTCGTTTGAAACGAAGGGTAGCGTGAAGTTCGTTCCTTTGTTGTGA
- a CDS encoding LIC10421/LIC12816 family protein, with protein MKSLRITAHLFFLAFFLISNSHFAVSEETEQRLMEKALIESAVTSEQKTAVANYLRTMAAQKASRAEELRELSKRSTGGKFLANKAQSDRYRKQAEALEREVERYQFLLNNL; from the coding sequence ATGAAATCATTACGCATCACAGCCCATTTATTCTTTTTGGCTTTTTTTCTCATTTCGAATTCCCATTTTGCCGTTTCCGAAGAGACGGAGCAAAGGCTGATGGAAAAAGCTTTGATCGAAAGCGCGGTCACCTCGGAGCAAAAAACCGCAGTTGCCAATTATTTGCGGACAATGGCAGCGCAAAAAGCGAGCCGTGCGGAAGAATTGCGGGAACTCTCCAAACGTTCGACAGGAGGAAAGTTTCTCGCAAACAAGGCGCAATCGGATCGTTATCGCAAACAAGCCGAAGCCTTAGAAAGAGAAGTGGAACGGTATCAATTCCTGCTCAACAATTTGTAA
- a CDS encoding acyl-CoA dehydrogenase family protein, whose protein sequence is MDLLNPNKTEYKHLDEKSRNIMKRTIAFFEKKGKNKLKEDDRNQTWYADFLEFQKQEKVFATLMTPAGYGPSDSRWDTTRICDFNEIAGFYGLCYWYTWQVSMLGLGPIWNSKNEEIKHKTAKLLQDGEIFAFGLSEKDHGADLISSEMSLENKGNGNYVANGRKYYIGNSNKAAIVSTFGKMKDTGNYVFFAVNSGHKNYELIQNVVNSQSYVGEYGLKDYPIEEKDILSKDREAWDASLSTIAVCKYNLGWASIGICTHSFYEALNHASKRKLFNRRVTEFSQIKQMFVDAYCRLFSMKLFAARAKDYMRSASATDRRYLLFNPMVKMKVTMQGEEVINLLWDVIAAKGFEKNMYFEMAAKDIRGLPKLEGTAHVNMALIIKFMNNYFFEPNSSLPKIPKMDGFQNDDFLFNQGTTSKGFEKITFPDYNEVYASVNLPNVKIFRKQIEVLKDFLKNTPPDSKQSKDLDFMLILGELFTLVAYGQLLIENAAIEKVEDDLLSQIFDFMVRDFSKYALQLYSKRSSTKAQMEKCLAMIFKPEEDEALFNRVCEKVYSYKDAYEMAP, encoded by the coding sequence ATGGATCTATTAAACCCAAACAAAACGGAATACAAACATCTGGATGAAAAATCCAGAAACATTATGAAACGTACGATTGCCTTTTTCGAAAAGAAAGGGAAGAACAAGTTAAAAGAAGACGATCGCAATCAAACTTGGTATGCGGATTTTCTCGAGTTTCAAAAACAGGAAAAGGTTTTTGCAACGTTGATGACGCCCGCAGGATACGGACCGAGCGATTCCAGATGGGATACGACTCGGATCTGCGACTTCAACGAGATCGCGGGCTTTTACGGTCTTTGCTATTGGTATACTTGGCAGGTTTCTATGTTGGGTCTCGGTCCGATCTGGAACAGCAAGAACGAAGAAATCAAACACAAGACCGCCAAACTTCTGCAAGACGGCGAAATTTTCGCGTTCGGACTTTCCGAAAAGGATCACGGAGCCGATTTGATCTCCAGCGAAATGTCTTTGGAAAACAAAGGCAACGGAAACTACGTCGCCAACGGGAGAAAATACTATATCGGAAATTCGAACAAAGCCGCGATTGTTTCCACCTTCGGTAAGATGAAGGACACGGGAAATTACGTTTTCTTTGCCGTGAACTCGGGACACAAGAATTACGAACTGATTCAGAACGTGGTCAACTCGCAGAGCTATGTGGGAGAATACGGTCTCAAGGATTATCCGATCGAGGAAAAGGATATTCTTTCCAAAGACAGAGAAGCTTGGGACGCGTCGCTCAGTACGATCGCCGTTTGCAAATACAATCTCGGTTGGGCTTCCATCGGAATCTGCACACATTCCTTTTACGAGGCTCTCAATCACGCTTCTAAAAGAAAATTATTCAATCGCCGAGTGACTGAATTCTCCCAAATCAAACAAATGTTCGTCGATGCGTATTGCAGACTTTTCTCCATGAAACTGTTTGCCGCAAGAGCGAAGGATTATATGAGATCCGCGTCCGCAACGGATAGACGTTATCTTCTCTTCAATCCGATGGTGAAGATGAAGGTGACGATGCAGGGAGAAGAAGTTATCAATCTTCTTTGGGACGTGATCGCAGCGAAAGGTTTCGAGAAGAACATGTATTTCGAAATGGCCGCCAAAGACATCCGCGGTCTTCCTAAGCTTGAAGGAACGGCGCATGTAAACATGGCCTTGATCATTAAGTTCATGAACAATTATTTCTTCGAACCGAATTCTTCGCTTCCGAAAATTCCGAAGATGGACGGCTTTCAAAATGACGACTTCCTTTTCAATCAAGGAACGACTTCCAAAGGTTTTGAAAAGATCACTTTTCCGGATTACAACGAAGTATATGCGAGCGTGAATCTTCCGAACGTAAAGATTTTCAGAAAACAGATCGAGGTTTTGAAAGACTTTCTGAAAAACACTCCGCCGGATTCTAAACAGTCCAAGGATCTGGATTTTATGCTTATTCTCGGAGAACTTTTTACGTTAGTCGCTTATGGTCAGCTTTTGATTGAAAACGCCGCGATCGAGAAGGTAGAGGACGATCTATTGAGCCAGATTTTCGATTTTATGGTCCGCGACTTTTCGAAATACGCGCTTCAACTTTATTCAAAGAGAAGCAGTACCAAAGCACAGATGGAAAAATGTCTCGCGATGATCTTTAAACCGGAAGAGGATGAAGCGCTTTTTAACCGCGTTTGTGAAAAGGTTTATTCTTACAAAGACGCGTACGAAATGGCTCCTTGA
- a CDS encoding NHL repeat-containing protein — MYRFLPFFFGIYFLGACRIAPSDPTNNSILNLWIYTCRSGINVGCNGSGDFPKTPNEDLPPAPPGACASTSLEEVIQPSQWPKVQAELQAQAALGSSGPPVANTFGAIGPITDAYRGAVLMKNGKILAIPYGAANKIELDPDTLSTTVVGIPGGLYDWSGAVLGFDGNVEFIPSFRSSFASMDSSTYLMTNYTTAPGFNSYVGGTMAPNGKLYPMPASAPNYKVVDPVARTGAIFGLVPTDPSFAGGVLGPNGKIYGIPARSSQFVEIDPDSNTATFFGSFLISFSGKWAGGALAPNGKIYTMVDDYSMFAEINPNTPGFFLFGAAPGPANAYSGAVLAPNGKIYGIPFNATSFVEIDPDTLTVNYFGTAPGGGAWSGGVLAPNGRIYGMPYNANTFVEIDPKANGKICDVILQSAYLNKF; from the coding sequence ATGTACCGATTTCTTCCCTTCTTTTTCGGAATTTATTTCCTGGGCGCTTGTCGTATAGCGCCTTCCGATCCGACCAACAATTCCATACTCAATTTATGGATCTACACTTGTAGATCCGGAATCAATGTTGGATGCAACGGTTCCGGCGATTTCCCGAAAACCCCGAACGAGGATTTGCCTCCCGCTCCGCCGGGAGCATGTGCATCGACTTCTTTGGAAGAGGTGATTCAACCGAGCCAATGGCCGAAGGTGCAAGCGGAACTGCAAGCGCAGGCCGCTTTGGGAAGTAGCGGCCCGCCCGTTGCGAATACGTTCGGAGCGATCGGTCCGATTACGGACGCATATCGGGGGGCCGTTCTTATGAAGAATGGAAAGATTCTCGCGATTCCTTATGGGGCCGCGAACAAGATCGAGTTGGACCCCGATACTCTATCTACGACCGTTGTTGGAATTCCCGGCGGTTTATATGATTGGTCCGGAGCCGTATTGGGTTTTGATGGAAACGTAGAATTCATTCCTTCGTTTCGATCCAGTTTTGCATCGATGGATTCTTCCACATATCTTATGACGAACTATACAACGGCGCCGGGTTTTAACTCCTATGTGGGCGGTACGATGGCGCCTAACGGTAAATTGTATCCGATGCCGGCTTCGGCGCCTAATTACAAAGTGGTCGATCCTGTCGCGAGAACCGGCGCGATCTTCGGTTTGGTTCCTACGGATCCGTCGTTTGCGGGAGGGGTTCTTGGACCCAATGGGAAGATCTATGGAATTCCGGCAAGATCGAGTCAGTTTGTCGAAATTGATCCGGATTCCAATACGGCCACTTTTTTCGGATCATTCCTTATTTCTTTCAGCGGCAAGTGGGCCGGCGGCGCATTGGCTCCGAACGGAAAAATTTATACGATGGTTGACGACTATTCCATGTTTGCGGAGATCAATCCGAACACTCCCGGTTTTTTTCTCTTTGGAGCCGCGCCTGGACCGGCGAACGCCTATTCGGGTGCCGTTCTTGCTCCCAACGGAAAGATCTACGGAATTCCATTCAATGCAACTTCTTTCGTGGAGATTGATCCGGATACCTTGACCGTAAACTATTTCGGAACGGCGCCCGGAGGCGGGGCTTGGTCCGGAGGCGTTTTGGCTCCGAACGGGAGGATTTATGGAATGCCTTACAACGCGAATACGTTCGTGGAAATCGATCCGAAAGCGAACGGAAAGATTTGCGACGTGATCTTACAATCCGCGTATTTGAATAAGTTCTAA
- a CDS encoding DUF1577 domain-containing protein, with amino-acid sequence MNGIKLKNRELDVISSAEQRKHIIEKHLLKQSLIIKGDNDKETVLIQKYIDDGEKIIVESDSEKDFPEVGEIILYRILAKYVQIECTFLKRISPKIFELSINQISIAKSNRAFPRYPVAEDSAHVTNINSSKTVIDASLFNIPTLVKVSFEDYKAKLKADQLGLIEIDVFKSDQEEKFELVKRSKKYIHIENTSLEKSYNSTNENQIDVEDQIQEEIPSLMRKYKDEKIVSEIIYPIIYINHSRQSIPLGYIWVRSKENPLGKDTIDKLSEFSKEMVARIKESNTVLTAEKFPIVDISNNGICIRITDQHLIQTLPKHTGFVFDIYIRMQGYFKVFGAIRWYSYDEIGNLILGLELVGKSAFPGEREKFHRNVELLGQGKFTGLKTHAI; translated from the coding sequence ATGAATGGAATCAAGTTGAAAAATCGAGAATTAGATGTCATAAGTTCTGCAGAACAAAGGAAGCATATTATAGAAAAACACCTCCTTAAGCAAAGCTTAATTATAAAAGGCGACAACGACAAGGAAACGGTTCTTATACAAAAATACATCGACGACGGAGAAAAAATCATCGTCGAATCCGATAGTGAAAAAGATTTTCCCGAAGTCGGAGAAATCATTCTTTATAGAATTCTCGCGAAGTATGTGCAGATCGAATGCACTTTCTTAAAACGAATCAGCCCGAAAATTTTCGAACTCAGCATCAATCAAATATCGATCGCGAAATCCAATCGTGCGTTTCCCCGTTATCCCGTCGCGGAAGACTCGGCCCACGTAACCAATATCAATTCTTCCAAAACCGTTATAGACGCGTCCCTCTTCAACATTCCGACTCTTGTGAAAGTCAGCTTTGAGGACTACAAAGCCAAACTCAAGGCCGATCAGCTCGGTTTGATCGAGATCGACGTTTTTAAATCCGATCAGGAGGAAAAATTCGAACTCGTTAAAAGATCCAAAAAATACATTCATATTGAAAATACTTCTTTGGAAAAATCATACAACTCAACGAACGAAAATCAGATCGACGTGGAGGATCAGATTCAGGAAGAAATTCCTTCGCTGATGAGAAAGTATAAGGACGAGAAAATCGTTTCGGAAATCATTTACCCGATCATCTATATCAATCATTCAAGACAATCGATTCCGCTCGGTTATATCTGGGTCAGAAGCAAAGAGAATCCTCTCGGCAAAGATACGATCGACAAACTCTCGGAGTTCTCCAAAGAGATGGTGGCGCGCATCAAAGAATCCAATACGGTTTTAACCGCGGAAAAATTTCCGATCGTGGATATTTCCAACAATGGAATTTGCATTCGCATTACGGATCAACATCTGATCCAAACCCTACCCAAACATACGGGTTTCGTCTTTGACATTTATATTCGGATGCAGGGTTACTTTAAGGTCTTCGGAGCCATTCGCTGGTATTCGTACGACGAGATCGGAAATCTCATCCTCGGATTGGAATTGGTAGGCAAGTCCGCGTTTCCCGGTGAACGGGAAAAATTTCACCGAAACGTGGAACTTTTGGGTCAGGGGAAATTCACGGGATTAAAAACGCACGCGATCTAA
- a CDS encoding alpha/beta hydrolase: MKIELDFKKVRNRIRRIVSIVCFTVVFFGANSVSAAYEREILTYDLVGRGFYSLNTTYYTINVVHYRRPSGGPIILFPKTVLFVHGFGDNSTLFEPLAKELINQGKAHHVYIMDLPGHGASTMYQGTAATPSNVSELTVTNYGDALRALLSVMVNTEKRKITTIVGHSIGGLVIQLIQNRFRSTGSSLLSAYGIENTILIASDIPSPLPWYGGDTPMSDPNSAKGFVWNFKSLIILDVFPYPPYAITGLFVQTPDDFYINTKYAVNGVPVTGAPTPAQLETMSNLEPYPAAANIVGLDPTGNTTTAVPRLPVSQNIWNGFNLKVVWLDKDLFFSQSETQGLAQYLKAGLDAITISDPEAVHNSPFSKPSLFVPLF; this comes from the coding sequence ATGAAGATTGAATTGGATTTTAAAAAGGTTCGAAATCGGATTCGAAGAATCGTTTCGATCGTTTGTTTTACAGTCGTTTTTTTTGGGGCAAATTCCGTCAGCGCTGCGTATGAGAGAGAAATTCTTACATACGATTTGGTCGGACGAGGATTTTATTCGCTGAACACCACGTATTATACGATCAATGTCGTACACTATCGTCGTCCGAGCGGAGGTCCGATTATTCTTTTTCCGAAAACCGTTTTGTTCGTTCACGGTTTCGGCGATAACAGCACGCTCTTTGAACCCTTAGCCAAGGAGTTGATCAATCAAGGAAAAGCACATCACGTTTATATTATGGATCTGCCCGGCCATGGTGCGAGTACGATGTATCAAGGGACCGCCGCAACGCCGTCAAACGTGAGCGAGCTAACCGTCACAAATTATGGAGACGCGCTCCGAGCGTTGTTGAGCGTCATGGTCAACACGGAAAAAAGAAAGATAACAACCATCGTAGGTCATAGTATCGGCGGTCTCGTGATACAGTTGATTCAAAATAGGTTTAGAAGCACGGGCTCGAGTCTTTTAAGCGCATACGGAATCGAAAATACGATTCTCATCGCGAGCGATATTCCTTCTCCTTTACCCTGGTACGGCGGAGATACTCCGATGAGTGATCCGAATTCTGCGAAAGGTTTCGTTTGGAATTTTAAATCGCTGATCATTCTAGATGTGTTTCCATATCCACCTTATGCGATTACGGGTCTTTTTGTGCAAACACCGGATGATTTTTATATCAACACCAAATACGCGGTCAATGGAGTGCCCGTTACGGGAGCGCCGACGCCCGCGCAATTGGAAACCATGAGCAATTTGGAACCGTATCCCGCCGCAGCGAATATTGTGGGTTTGGATCCAACCGGAAACACAACAACGGCGGTTCCGAGATTGCCAGTTTCTCAAAATATTTGGAACGGTTTCAATCTAAAAGTCGTATGGTTGGATAAGGATTTATTCTTTAGTCAATCGGAGACCCAAGGATTGGCCCAATATTTGAAGGCTGGTTTGGATGCGATCACGATTTCCGATCCGGAAGCGGTTCATAACTCACCTTTTTCGAAACCGTCTCTTTTCGTGCCTCTGTTTTAG
- the thiC gene encoding phosphomethylpyrimidine synthase ThiC, whose protein sequence is MEPAQSFQVPLKTIRLTDGTEYQSYHTEGALSDKQPSDYKNGIAKLRQEWIQKRMDRGDTNHSQMYYAKQGIVTEEMRYVALRENMNPEFVRSAIASGRAILPSNRNHPELEPMIIGKDFLVKINANIGNSALGSSIEEEVEKLHWAVKWGADTVMDLSTGKNIHETREWILRNSPVPIGTVPIYQALEKVKGKAENLNIQVFLETLEEQAEQGVDYFTIHAGVLLRYIPFTANRVTGIVSRGGSILAKWCLAHHRENFLYTHFDEILKVMKKYGVSFSLGDGLRPGSIADANDKAQFGELETLGELTKRAWEEDVQVMIEGPGHVPMHLIKENVDLQMKLCQEAPFYTLGPLVTDIAPGYDHITSAIGAAMIGWFGTAMLCYVTPKEHLGLPDKEDVKQGVIAYKIAAHAADLAKGHPGAIERDNLLSKARFEFRWEDQFALSLDPETAKSFHDETLPQDRMKTAHFCSMCGPHFCSMNLTQELRKFAEEKGIGEKEALRVGMDEKSKEFLDQGAEIYSAP, encoded by the coding sequence ATGGAACCCGCTCAATCATTTCAAGTCCCGCTCAAAACGATTCGTCTCACCGACGGGACCGAATATCAATCGTATCATACGGAAGGTGCGCTTTCCGATAAGCAGCCTTCCGACTACAAAAACGGAATCGCGAAGCTCAGACAAGAGTGGATCCAAAAACGTATGGACCGAGGCGATACGAATCATTCGCAGATGTATTATGCGAAACAAGGGATCGTCACCGAAGAGATGCGTTATGTGGCGCTTCGGGAGAATATGAATCCCGAGTTCGTTCGTTCCGCGATCGCGAGCGGTCGCGCGATTCTTCCCTCCAATCGAAACCATCCCGAACTGGAACCGATGATCATCGGAAAGGATTTTCTCGTAAAGATCAATGCGAACATCGGAAATTCCGCGCTCGGTTCCTCCATCGAAGAAGAGGTAGAAAAACTTCACTGGGCGGTCAAGTGGGGAGCGGACACGGTGATGGATCTTTCCACGGGAAAGAATATTCACGAAACGAGAGAATGGATCCTCCGTAATTCTCCCGTGCCGATCGGAACGGTTCCGATTTATCAGGCGCTCGAAAAGGTAAAAGGAAAAGCGGAGAATTTGAATATTCAGGTTTTCTTGGAAACTTTGGAAGAGCAAGCCGAACAAGGAGTGGATTACTTCACGATTCATGCGGGAGTTCTGCTGCGTTATATTCCGTTTACGGCAAACCGAGTGACCGGGATCGTATCGAGAGGAGGATCGATTCTCGCGAAATGGTGCCTCGCGCATCACAGGGAGAATTTTCTTTACACACATTTCGACGAAATTCTCAAGGTGATGAAAAAATACGGAGTTTCGTTTTCTCTCGGGGACGGATTGCGTCCCGGCTCGATCGCGGACGCAAACGACAAAGCCCAATTCGGAGAACTCGAAACCTTGGGGGAATTGACCAAACGCGCCTGGGAAGAGGACGTTCAGGTGATGATCGAAGGACCGGGTCACGTTCCGATGCATCTCATCAAGGAAAACGTCGATCTTCAAATGAAACTCTGTCAAGAGGCTCCGTTTTACACGTTAGGCCCTCTTGTCACGGACATCGCTCCGGGTTACGATCATATCACTTCCGCGATCGGAGCCGCGATGATCGGATGGTTCGGAACGGCTATGCTCTGTTATGTGACACCGAAAGAACATCTCGGACTTCCCGATAAGGAAGACGTAAAACAAGGAGTGATCGCGTATAAGATCGCGGCTCATGCGGCCGATTTGGCGAAGGGACATCCGGGCGCGATCGAACGGGACAATCTTTTGAGCAAGGCACGTTTCGAATTTCGATGGGAGGATCAGTTTGCTCTTTCGCTCGATCCGGAAACGGCAAAGTCCTTTCACGACGAAACCCTTCCGCAGGATCGTATGAAAACGGCGCACTTCTGTTCCATGTGCGGTCCTCATTTTTGTTCGATGAATCTAACGCAGGAACTCCGCAAATTCGCGGAGGAAAAAGGAATCGGCGAGAAGGAAGCGCTCCGGGTCGGAATGGATGAAAAATCCAAAGAGTTTTTGGATCAAGGAGCGGAAATCTACAGTGCTCCTTGA
- a CDS encoding AAA family ATPase, protein MNADKSLILLRGLPGAGKSALAQVLSENGKYPVLSVDDYFTDPQTGKYRFDYKKNHLAYKSCEERVRNEAKKGTSKIFLDNTFTLDWELKPYFQIATEFGYTIFVATVENYHNGKNIHSIDDESLRKMASKYKVRLLPENL, encoded by the coding sequence ATGAACGCAGACAAGTCCCTCATTCTGCTCAGAGGTCTTCCGGGAGCCGGAAAAAGCGCACTCGCCCAAGTCTTATCCGAAAACGGGAAATATCCCGTCTTGAGCGTGGACGACTATTTTACCGATCCGCAAACGGGAAAATACCGTTTCGATTATAAGAAGAATCACCTCGCTTATAAGAGCTGCGAGGAACGTGTACGAAACGAAGCGAAGAAGGGAACGTCCAAGATTTTTTTGGACAATACGTTTACTCTCGATTGGGAATTGAAGCCCTACTTTCAAATCGCAACCGAATTCGGTTATACGATTTTCGTGGCTACCGTGGAAAACTATCACAACGGAAAAAACATTCATTCCATCGACGACGAATCCTTACGAAAGATGGCATCGAAATACAAGGTTCGCCTACTTCCGGAAAACCTATAA
- a CDS encoding porin OmpL1 yields MILDPRRFSVTKPYWLTLCILLSFSLCDNLSAKSYFVTGLGLQFDLGNMGEVITKDGINSGQYHTVQSSNACDPSVAVCSQNGFVNGVALRRLVVPENRLITIERTTGGVFQAESAHGAMVGGNIMTGFEKDFGKYFFWRISANYTQKIAGGVTKASFIGYRFIDANWNFQSLVVPATIGIKLNVSDDAAVYMGMGLNYYTGGWGLRGRNDSKTVADTLDALIVSVPQLALVRDLLKDGPDPPSVRENTQFRISGFSPNWLIGTQARITDKGYVFLEVETVFASKMDSTTSQSLGTILNLSPTPAFPIQVGGQTYRAGYKHEL; encoded by the coding sequence ATGATCTTGGACCCACGTCGATTCTCCGTAACAAAGCCTTATTGGCTGACGCTCTGCATCTTACTCTCCTTCTCCCTTTGCGATAACCTTTCTGCAAAATCTTATTTCGTTACAGGCTTAGGTCTTCAATTCGATTTGGGAAATATGGGAGAAGTCATCACCAAAGACGGGATCAACTCGGGACAATACCATACGGTTCAATCTTCGAATGCCTGCGACCCGAGCGTTGCAGTCTGTAGTCAAAACGGATTCGTAAACGGCGTCGCGCTCCGAAGATTGGTCGTTCCCGAAAATAGACTGATCACGATCGAGCGCACTACGGGCGGAGTATTTCAGGCAGAGAGCGCGCATGGCGCGATGGTTGGCGGAAATATCATGACCGGTTTCGAAAAGGATTTCGGAAAATATTTTTTCTGGAGAATCTCCGCAAACTACACACAGAAGATCGCAGGCGGCGTTACAAAAGCGAGTTTCATCGGATATCGTTTTATCGACGCAAACTGGAACTTTCAATCCTTGGTTGTTCCCGCGACGATCGGGATCAAATTAAACGTCAGCGACGATGCGGCCGTTTATATGGGAATGGGTTTAAATTATTATACGGGAGGCTGGGGTCTCCGAGGCAGAAACGATTCTAAAACAGTCGCGGACACGTTAGACGCTCTTATCGTCAGCGTTCCGCAGCTTGCATTGGTTCGGGATCTTTTGAAGGACGGTCCCGATCCTCCTTCTGTTCGGGAAAACACTCAGTTTAGAATTTCGGGATTTTCCCCGAATTGGCTGATCGGAACCCAAGCCCGGATTACGGACAAGGGTTACGTTTTTTTAGAAGTGGAAACCGTGTTCGCATCTAAAATGGATTCGACTACAAGCCAGTCTTTAGGAACCATTCTCAACCTTTCCCCTACTCCGGCCTTTCCGATTCAAGTCGGGGGTCAGACGTATCGGGCTGGTTACAAGCACGAGCTTTGA